The following coding sequences lie in one Pseudomonas sp. B33.4 genomic window:
- a CDS encoding flagellar hook-associated protein 3 produces MRISTAQYYGTQASDYQRNFNKAVATASEASSLQRITNASDDPIGAGRLLQLGQQAAMLDQYKTNVDSTTNSLNVQESTLDSITTALARAKELALAANTGTRTDKDRQAYASELSQIQQQVLGLMNSKDANGNYMFSGSKTDTAPYSQNADGTYTYNGDQTTINLGIGDGMTVGTNTTGWDAFQQTINTGRTSTNMTAPAVDDGRVVLSSGTVGNVATYNSKFSGGQPYTVSFVSSTQLQITDALGNDVTAEASQNGAIVNTTGTNQSVSFRGVDLKLNINLKAGDTNPDAVIAGHSFQLSTQPDSFTTARSPGNPSTAVITGSTITDQSAYTNAFPQGGAVLKFTSATAFDLYAAPVTADSKPVSSGTVAGGNATAAGVTFALGNTPAAGDQFSIQPNNHQTQNVLDTLGQMITALNTPIDGDDVAKQKFQGVMESGLGNIDAATNQIGASVTTIGARGQALEMQTATNLSLSTANTTTQGSIRDSDPAEVMTRLTLQQTMLQAAQLAFSKISQLGLFNKI; encoded by the coding sequence ATGCGCATTTCCACCGCCCAGTATTACGGCACGCAAGCGTCGGACTATCAGCGTAACTTCAACAAGGCGGTCGCTACCGCCAGTGAGGCGAGCAGCCTGCAACGCATCACCAATGCGTCCGATGATCCGATCGGCGCCGGGCGTTTGCTGCAACTGGGCCAGCAGGCCGCGATGCTGGATCAGTACAAGACCAACGTCGACTCCACCACAAATTCGTTGAATGTGCAGGAGTCCACGCTGGATTCCATCACCACCGCACTGGCGCGTGCCAAGGAGCTCGCCCTGGCCGCCAACACCGGCACGCGCACCGACAAGGATCGCCAGGCTTACGCTTCGGAACTGAGTCAGATCCAGCAACAAGTGCTGGGCCTGATGAACTCCAAGGATGCCAACGGCAACTACATGTTCTCCGGTTCGAAGACCGATACCGCGCCGTACTCGCAGAATGCCGACGGCACTTACACCTACAACGGTGACCAGACCACGATCAACCTGGGCATCGGCGACGGTATGACGGTCGGTACCAACACCACCGGTTGGGATGCCTTTCAGCAGACCATCAACACCGGCCGCACCAGCACCAATATGACGGCTCCAGCAGTGGATGACGGCCGTGTCGTGCTGTCCAGCGGTACCGTTGGCAATGTTGCCACCTACAACTCCAAGTTCTCCGGTGGTCAGCCGTACACCGTCAGCTTCGTCAGCAGCACCCAACTGCAAATCACCGATGCGCTGGGTAACGACGTGACGGCCGAAGCCAGCCAGAATGGCGCGATCGTCAACACCACCGGCACCAACCAGTCGGTCAGTTTCCGTGGCGTCGACCTGAAGCTGAACATCAACCTGAAAGCGGGGGACACCAACCCGGACGCGGTCATTGCCGGGCACAGCTTCCAGCTGTCGACCCAGCCTGACTCGTTCACCACCGCGCGCAGCCCGGGTAACCCGTCTACTGCGGTGATTACCGGTTCGACCATCACCGACCAGTCGGCCTATACAAACGCCTTCCCGCAAGGCGGCGCGGTGCTCAAGTTCACCAGCGCGACGGCGTTCGATCTGTATGCGGCGCCAGTCACTGCGGACAGCAAACCCGTGTCGTCCGGCACCGTGGCTGGCGGCAACGCGACCGCTGCGGGCGTGACTTTCGCGCTGGGCAACACTCCGGCCGCTGGCGATCAGTTCTCGATCCAGCCGAACAATCACCAGACCCAGAACGTGCTCGACACGCTGGGCCAGATGATTACGGCATTGAATACGCCGATCGACGGTGATGATGTTGCCAAGCAGAAGTTTCAGGGTGTCATGGAGTCGGGGCTCGGCAACATCGACGCCGCTACCAACCAGATTGGCGCCTCTGTCACCACCATTGGTGCCCGTGGCCAAGCGCTGGAAATGCAAACCGCGACTAACCTGAGCCTGAGTACGGCGAACACCACGACCCAGGGCTCGATCCGTGATTCGGATCCCGCCGAAGTCATGACCCGCCTGACCCTGCAGCAGACCATGTTGCAAGCCGCGCAACTGGCGTTCAGCAAGATCAGCCAGTTGGGTCTGTTCAACAAGATCTGA
- a CDS encoding class I SAM-dependent methyltransferase, with product MNCRGCAAPLSLPLIDLGTSPPSNAYVHADRLEQAEQWVPLKVAVCQQCWLVQTEDYTSADSLFDAEYAYFSSFSSTWLAHAECYVAEMVERFGLTADSRVVEVAANDGYLLQYVAARGIPCLGVEPTRSTAQAARAKGLQIRELFFGRNTAAQLKSEGWGADLMAANNVLAHVPDINDFLGGFATLLKPTGVATFEFPQLLTLMAGAQFDTLYHEHYSYLSLTAVQTLCERNGLEVFDVSQLSTHGGSLRVFVQRRDGERRPVQAAVQQQLQAELDAGVKTAEYYTTLAPAAERIKHQLLRFLLQAKADGKRVVGYGAAAKGNTLLNYAGVKPDLLAWVADANPHKQGKCLPGSRIPIVAPERIAQEQPDYILVLPWNLLSEVKQQLSAAKAWGARFVVAVPELIIQ from the coding sequence ATGAACTGCCGTGGGTGCGCCGCACCGCTGAGCCTGCCGCTGATCGACCTCGGCACCTCGCCGCCGTCCAACGCCTACGTGCACGCCGATCGCCTGGAACAGGCCGAGCAATGGGTGCCGTTGAAGGTTGCGGTGTGTCAGCAATGCTGGCTGGTACAGACCGAGGATTACACCAGCGCCGACAGTTTGTTCGATGCTGAATACGCCTACTTCAGTTCGTTCTCCAGCACCTGGCTGGCCCATGCCGAGTGCTATGTTGCCGAGATGGTCGAGCGCTTTGGCCTGACCGCTGACAGCCGTGTGGTTGAAGTCGCCGCCAACGACGGTTATCTGCTGCAGTACGTGGCCGCTCGCGGCATTCCGTGCCTGGGCGTCGAGCCGACGCGCAGCACCGCGCAAGCGGCGCGCGCGAAAGGTCTGCAGATTCGTGAGTTGTTCTTCGGTCGCAACACGGCTGCGCAATTGAAAAGCGAAGGTTGGGGCGCCGATTTGATGGCGGCCAACAACGTGCTCGCGCATGTACCGGACATCAACGATTTCCTCGGTGGCTTCGCGACGTTGCTCAAGCCAACCGGCGTGGCCACTTTCGAATTCCCGCAACTGCTGACGCTGATGGCGGGCGCGCAGTTCGACACGCTCTACCACGAACATTATTCCTACCTGTCGCTGACTGCCGTGCAGACGCTGTGCGAGCGCAATGGCCTGGAAGTGTTCGACGTCAGCCAGTTGAGCACCCACGGCGGATCGTTGCGCGTGTTCGTGCAGCGCAGGGACGGCGAGCGTCGCCCGGTGCAGGCTGCGGTGCAGCAACAGTTGCAGGCCGAACTGGATGCCGGGGTGAAAACCGCCGAGTACTACACGACCCTCGCGCCCGCCGCTGAACGCATCAAGCATCAGCTGCTGCGCTTTTTGTTGCAGGCCAAGGCTGACGGCAAACGTGTGGTCGGTTACGGCGCGGCGGCCAAGGGCAATACCTTGCTCAACTACGCCGGGGTCAAACCGGACCTGTTGGCCTGGGTAGCCGATGCCAACCCGCACAAACAGGGCAAGTGTTTGCCGGGCAGCCGCATTCCGATTGTTGCGCCTGAGCGGATTGCCCAGGAGCAGCCGGACTACATTCTGGTGTTGCCGTGGAACCTGTTGAGCGAAGTGAAGCAGCAGCTGTCTGCGGCCAAGGCATGGGGCGCACGCTTTGTCGTCGCCGTTCCGGAGTTGATCATCCAATGA
- a CDS encoding DegT/DnrJ/EryC1/StrS family aminotransferase, whose amino-acid sequence MSRIHYTKPSVGELEAQYALDAVQNGWGARCYEYLTRFEHGFAEHLGATYAIATSSCTGALHMGMAALGVGAGDEVILANTNWIASAAPITYLGATPVFVDVLADSWCLDPQQVRKAITPRTKAILAVHLYGNLCDMDALLAIGNEFGIPVIEDAAEAIGSQWRGKAAGSLGAFGAFSFHGTKTMTTGEGGMFVTSDKALYERVLTLSNHGRVAGCTKQFWPEFVGFKYKMSNLQAAVGCAQVERIDELIERKRAIFANYARALEGVPGVSLNPEPGHARNGYWMPTVVFDADTGIHREQMIAAFQAADIDARVFFWPLSSLPMFSEYEVDTPLAFALPERAFNLPSYHDMTDADQQRVVQVVLDLLARGHTV is encoded by the coding sequence ATGAGCAGAATTCATTACACCAAACCCAGCGTTGGCGAACTCGAAGCGCAATACGCCCTGGACGCCGTGCAGAACGGTTGGGGCGCGCGTTGCTACGAATACCTGACACGTTTCGAGCACGGCTTTGCCGAGCATCTGGGCGCCACCTACGCCATTGCCACGTCCAGTTGCACCGGCGCGCTGCACATGGGCATGGCCGCGCTGGGTGTCGGCGCTGGCGACGAAGTTATCCTGGCCAACACCAACTGGATCGCCTCGGCGGCACCGATCACTTACCTGGGCGCTACGCCGGTGTTCGTCGATGTCCTGGCGGACAGCTGGTGCCTGGATCCGCAACAGGTCAGAAAAGCGATCACCCCGCGCACCAAGGCGATTCTCGCCGTGCATTTGTACGGCAACCTGTGCGACATGGACGCGCTGCTCGCCATCGGCAACGAGTTCGGCATCCCGGTGATCGAAGACGCGGCGGAAGCCATTGGCTCGCAATGGCGCGGCAAAGCGGCCGGCTCGCTGGGGGCTTTCGGCGCTTTTTCGTTTCATGGCACCAAGACCATGACCACCGGTGAGGGCGGCATGTTCGTCACCTCGGACAAGGCCTTGTATGAGCGTGTTCTGACCCTGTCCAACCATGGCCGTGTGGCGGGTTGCACCAAGCAGTTCTGGCCGGAGTTTGTCGGTTTCAAATACAAGATGAGCAACCTGCAGGCCGCCGTCGGCTGCGCCCAGGTCGAGCGAATCGACGAGTTGATTGAGCGCAAACGGGCGATTTTTGCCAACTACGCGCGGGCACTCGAAGGCGTACCGGGTGTGTCGCTCAATCCCGAACCGGGCCATGCGCGCAATGGTTACTGGATGCCGACCGTGGTGTTTGATGCCGACACTGGCATCCACCGCGAGCAAATGATTGCCGCCTTCCAGGCCGCCGACATCGATGCCCGGGTGTTTTTCTGGCCGCTGTCGTCGCTGCCGATGTTCAGCGAATACGAGGTCGACACGCCGCTGGCGTTTGCCTTGCCCGAGCGCGCCTTCAACCTGCCGAGCTATCACGACATGACCGACGCTGACCAACAGCGTGTGGTGCAAGTGGTGCTGGATCTGCTGGCTCGCGGGCACACAGTGTGA
- the rfbF gene encoding glucose-1-phosphate cytidylyltransferase, with protein sequence MKAVILAGGLGTRISEESHLKPKPMIEIGGKPILWHIMKQYSAHGIHDFVICLGYKGYAIKDFFANYFLHTSDVTFDMRENRMDVHQNYSEPWRVTLIDTGEETMTGGRLGRAARYLENEEAFCFTYGDGVSDLNISALVDFHLTHGKLATVTAVQPPGRYGALDREGDRVLGFTEKPRGDGGWINGGFFVLSPKVLPLIEGDSTSWESGPLDGLAARGELMAFQHDGFWQPMDTLRDKNHLEALWQSGEAPWKQWD encoded by the coding sequence ATGAAGGCAGTTATTTTGGCGGGTGGTCTGGGCACGCGCATCAGTGAAGAGTCGCACCTCAAGCCCAAGCCGATGATCGAGATTGGCGGCAAGCCAATTCTCTGGCACATCATGAAGCAGTACTCCGCCCACGGGATTCACGACTTCGTGATTTGCCTGGGCTACAAGGGGTACGCGATCAAGGACTTCTTCGCCAACTACTTCCTGCACACCTCCGACGTGACCTTCGACATGCGCGAAAACCGCATGGACGTTCACCAGAATTACAGCGAGCCATGGCGCGTGACGCTGATCGATACCGGTGAAGAGACCATGACCGGTGGCCGCCTGGGGCGAGCCGCGCGCTATCTGGAAAATGAAGAAGCCTTCTGCTTCACCTATGGCGACGGCGTTTCCGATTTGAACATCAGCGCGTTGGTCGATTTCCACCTGACTCACGGCAAACTGGCCACCGTCACCGCCGTGCAACCGCCGGGCCGCTACGGCGCGCTGGATCGCGAAGGTGACCGGGTGCTGGGTTTCACCGAGAAGCCACGCGGCGACGGTGGCTGGATCAACGGCGGCTTTTTCGTGCTGTCGCCCAAGGTCCTGCCGCTGATCGAAGGCGATTCGACGTCGTGGGAGTCCGGCCCGCTGGACGGCTTGGCCGCACGCGGTGAGTTGATGGCGTTTCAGCACGACGGTTTCTGGCAGCCCATGGACACCCTGCGCGACAAGAACCATCTCGAAGCCCTGTGGCAGAGCGGGGAGGCCCCATGGAAGCAATGGGACTGA
- the rfbG gene encoding CDP-glucose 4,6-dehydratase, translated as MEAMGLSADFWRGKRVLVTGHTGFKGSWLTLWLQSLGAQVSGFSLDPSTEPSLFELARVHEGINDQRGDLRDLGALLEIIADTEPEIVLHLAAQPLVREGYRDPLGTYSSNVMGTLNLLEAIRQVGCVRACVLVTTDKVYANKEWLWPYREDEALGGHDPYSSSKACCELLAQSYAASFFPADKYAEHGLALATARAGNVLGGGDFAPERLIPDVLKAWTADEPVTLRYPQAVRPWQHALEPLAGYLQLAAGLYEQGPEYAGAWNFGPGEADMCSVGEVVELLASRWPQARGLRIEKSELHEAGLLRLDSSRARQVLGWQPRWTLQACLTQTLDWHLAWQNGDDMRSVTLGQLNLYRGAL; from the coding sequence ATGGAAGCAATGGGACTGAGTGCGGATTTCTGGCGCGGCAAACGCGTCCTCGTTACCGGACACACCGGTTTCAAAGGCAGTTGGCTGACCCTGTGGCTGCAAAGCCTCGGCGCGCAAGTCAGCGGCTTTTCCCTGGATCCGTCGACCGAGCCGAGCCTGTTCGAACTGGCGCGTGTGCACGAAGGCATCAACGATCAGCGCGGTGATCTGCGTGATCTTGGCGCTCTCCTGGAAATCATCGCCGACACCGAGCCGGAAATCGTTCTGCACCTGGCCGCTCAGCCACTGGTGCGCGAAGGCTATCGCGACCCACTCGGCACTTATTCCAGCAACGTCATGGGCACGCTGAACCTGCTCGAAGCGATTCGTCAGGTCGGTTGCGTGCGCGCCTGCGTGCTGGTGACCACCGACAAGGTCTACGCCAACAAGGAATGGCTGTGGCCCTACCGCGAAGACGAAGCGCTCGGTGGCCACGATCCTTACAGCAGCAGCAAGGCCTGCTGTGAACTGCTCGCACAGTCGTATGCCGCGTCGTTCTTCCCGGCCGACAAGTACGCCGAGCACGGTCTGGCCTTGGCCACCGCGCGTGCCGGCAACGTCCTGGGCGGCGGTGATTTTGCCCCTGAGCGACTGATTCCCGACGTGCTCAAAGCCTGGACCGCAGACGAACCGGTGACCCTGCGCTATCCGCAAGCCGTGCGCCCATGGCAGCACGCGCTGGAACCGCTGGCCGGTTACCTGCAACTGGCCGCCGGCCTCTACGAGCAAGGCCCGGAATACGCCGGGGCGTGGAACTTCGGTCCTGGTGAAGCGGACATGTGCAGCGTTGGCGAAGTGGTCGAATTGCTCGCCAGCCGCTGGCCGCAAGCGCGTGGTCTGCGCATCGAAAAAAGCGAATTGCACGAGGCTGGCCTGTTGCGCCTGGACAGCAGTCGCGCGCGCCAAGTGCTTGGCTGGCAGCCACGCTGGACCTTGCAGGCATGCCTGACCCAGACCCTCGACTGGCACCTGGCGTGGCAGAACGGCGATGACATGCGCAGCGTCACCCTCGGCCAACTGAACCTGTACCGAGGCGCGCTGTGA
- a CDS encoding glycosyltransferase → MNSLPLVSLVIPAFNPRFFERALRSAVGQGYGHLEVIVCDDSRGVEIESTVSNVSAQTGVAVRYVRNPRTLGLVGNLKACLDHAQGEFIKFLCDDDLLYSACIEQQAQEMRRAEVSLVLAQRLLWDANDIILPARLENTSLSPVSGLFKGDDLLAIFEKFPVNVLGGFSNALFRRADVAELLPALTEEGGGFVASLDFALYICLLRRGNLAVSNNVLSAERLYPERLSAQQPMKDAMDIEREWLSQMLKVRNGESAPAPGWVRYIPLARADESPRIWEELPLSRTLGSRQSRQECGVGVDSLSFGELYAQWLACRVLTEGQRKLLPETIAGWSHQPRIVPIIIDAKGSRDGVERTLEALANQDYPAELVLVLSASCAEAELDGRVFRLPLQDDGLAQLNSLLPQLEGADWFYLLQPGDRPVATALLIMADRIAHSRSFTCLYSDEGSLRSGESAEPAFKPDFNLDLMRSYPYVGRALAFKRERALALGGLTSDFAQLAPHDLLWRMVESDGTQVIGHIAEVLLESKFDLSQWLTDPGVLEQNPRVLDAHLQRLGIAYETRREGSELLNRVDYRHARRPLVSVIIVAQDQTAALQRCVETLLEKTAYTEYEILLVDSGSESAEALTWLDGMEQLGSDLIRVLRYPQKHNPAAIHNFAVSQARGEYVLLLNAFAVITQADWLDELLNHAQRPEVGVVGAKLYDPDGGVLHAGLILGLQGPAGLPFFGQPMQSEGYMFRLQAVQDLSAVGGDCLMVRKSVFEEVAGLDEQHLKVAYNVVDLCLRVGREGYLVVWNPHARLAVGTRPVAVATSEEQQQHEREQDAFYQRWLPQIARDPAYNVNLALQGIGASNFSLEPGLLTGWSAFSRSSLPNVLVVPINASAIGHYRMSQPMIELEAANRVEGRICYGLPSIVEIERQAPDVIVLQGRYSEHAIDEIPPLKKYFSARRIFELDDYVIDVPHRNAHIRNMPSKQDMERMVRRAIGLCDRVVVSTQPLANALSDMHHDIRVVPNMLAKNLWSHLRSQRRTSKKPRVGWGGGTSHHGDLAVIAEVVRELANEVDWVFFGMCPDDLRPYMHEFHGVIPLDVYPAKLASLNLDLALAPLEFHIFNDCKSNLRLLEYGACGYPVICTDTEAYRGYLPCTRVKTNTTDEWLQAIRMHLADPDASYRMGDELREVVLRDYVLRGDNLRYWENGWLAD, encoded by the coding sequence GTGAATTCACTCCCTCTCGTTAGCCTTGTCATTCCCGCCTTCAACCCACGCTTTTTCGAGCGAGCCTTGCGTAGCGCTGTCGGCCAGGGCTATGGCCATCTGGAGGTCATCGTTTGCGATGACAGTCGTGGCGTCGAGATCGAAAGCACTGTCTCGAATGTCAGCGCGCAGACAGGCGTTGCCGTGCGCTATGTGCGTAACCCGCGCACGTTGGGCCTGGTCGGCAATCTGAAAGCCTGCCTGGATCATGCGCAGGGCGAGTTCATCAAGTTTCTGTGTGACGATGATTTGCTCTATTCCGCCTGTATCGAGCAGCAGGCGCAAGAGATGCGTCGTGCAGAAGTCAGCCTGGTGCTGGCGCAGCGACTGCTCTGGGACGCGAACGACATCATCCTGCCTGCGCGTCTGGAAAACACCTCGCTGTCGCCGGTCAGTGGTCTGTTCAAGGGCGACGATTTACTGGCGATCTTTGAAAAATTCCCGGTCAATGTTCTGGGCGGATTCAGCAACGCGCTGTTTCGCCGCGCGGACGTCGCCGAGCTGCTGCCGGCATTGACGGAGGAGGGCGGCGGCTTCGTCGCGAGCCTGGATTTCGCCTTGTATATCTGCCTGCTGCGACGCGGCAACCTGGCGGTGTCCAACAACGTGCTGAGCGCCGAGCGTCTTTATCCAGAGCGGCTGAGTGCGCAGCAACCGATGAAGGACGCAATGGATATCGAGCGCGAGTGGCTCTCGCAAATGCTCAAGGTCCGCAACGGTGAGTCGGCGCCCGCGCCAGGCTGGGTACGCTATATCCCGTTGGCAAGGGCTGATGAGTCGCCGAGAATCTGGGAAGAACTGCCGCTGAGCCGTACCCTGGGTTCCCGGCAGAGCCGTCAGGAGTGTGGCGTCGGGGTCGATAGCCTGAGTTTTGGCGAACTCTATGCGCAATGGCTGGCGTGCCGGGTGCTGACCGAAGGCCAGCGCAAGTTGCTGCCGGAAACCATCGCCGGTTGGTCGCACCAGCCGCGGATCGTGCCGATCATCATCGATGCCAAAGGCAGTCGCGATGGTGTCGAGCGCACCCTGGAGGCCCTCGCCAATCAGGATTACCCGGCGGAACTGGTGCTGGTCCTGTCCGCGTCCTGTGCTGAAGCGGAGCTGGATGGGCGCGTGTTCCGCCTGCCGCTGCAAGACGACGGTCTTGCGCAGCTCAATAGCTTGCTGCCGCAACTGGAAGGCGCCGACTGGTTCTACCTGCTGCAACCGGGTGATCGGCCGGTGGCCACGGCGTTGCTGATCATGGCGGACCGTATCGCGCATTCGCGGTCGTTCACCTGCCTGTACAGCGACGAAGGCAGTCTGCGCAGTGGTGAGTCGGCAGAGCCTGCGTTCAAGCCGGATTTCAACCTCGACCTCATGCGCAGCTATCCCTACGTCGGGCGGGCGCTGGCGTTCAAGCGCGAGCGGGCGCTGGCACTGGGCGGCCTGACGTCTGACTTTGCACAACTGGCGCCTCACGACCTGCTCTGGCGCATGGTCGAGAGCGATGGCACTCAAGTGATCGGGCACATCGCCGAAGTGTTGCTTGAATCGAAATTCGATCTGTCCCAATGGCTCACCGACCCGGGTGTCCTGGAACAGAATCCGCGGGTGCTCGATGCGCATCTGCAGCGCTTGGGGATTGCCTACGAGACGCGACGCGAGGGCAGTGAGCTGCTCAATCGGGTCGATTATCGCCATGCCCGACGCCCGTTGGTGTCGGTGATCATCGTCGCTCAGGATCAGACGGCGGCCTTGCAGCGTTGTGTCGAAACGCTGCTGGAAAAGACCGCTTATACCGAGTACGAAATTCTCTTGGTCGACAGCGGCAGCGAAAGCGCCGAGGCGCTGACCTGGCTCGACGGCATGGAACAGTTGGGCAGTGACCTGATTCGTGTGTTGCGCTACCCGCAAAAGCACAACCCCGCCGCCATTCACAACTTTGCCGTGAGCCAGGCGCGCGGCGAGTATGTCTTGCTGCTCAATGCCTTTGCGGTGATCACTCAAGCCGATTGGCTCGACGAATTGCTCAATCATGCGCAGCGCCCCGAAGTCGGGGTGGTCGGCGCCAAGTTGTACGACCCGGACGGCGGGGTGTTGCATGCCGGCCTGATTCTCGGTTTGCAGGGGCCGGCCGGGTTGCCGTTCTTTGGTCAACCGATGCAATCGGAGGGCTATATGTTCCGGCTGCAGGCGGTGCAGGATCTGAGCGCTGTCGGCGGTGACTGCCTGATGGTTCGCAAGTCGGTCTTCGAGGAAGTCGCGGGGCTCGACGAGCAGCACTTGAAGGTCGCGTACAACGTCGTCGATCTGTGCCTGCGGGTCGGTCGCGAAGGTTATCTGGTGGTGTGGAATCCGCATGCCCGGCTGGCGGTGGGCACGCGCCCGGTCGCCGTGGCAACCAGCGAAGAGCAACAACAGCACGAGCGCGAGCAGGATGCGTTTTACCAGCGCTGGCTGCCGCAGATTGCGCGCGATCCGGCCTACAACGTCAACCTTGCGCTACAAGGGATCGGGGCCAGCAACTTTAGCCTCGAACCGGGTCTGCTGACCGGCTGGAGTGCGTTTTCCAGGTCGAGTCTGCCCAACGTGCTCGTGGTGCCGATCAACGCTTCTGCCATCGGCCATTACCGCATGAGCCAGCCGATGATCGAACTGGAGGCGGCCAACCGGGTCGAGGGGCGCATCTGCTACGGCTTGCCGTCGATCGTCGAAATCGAGCGTCAGGCCCCCGACGTGATCGTGCTGCAGGGCCGCTACTCGGAGCACGCCATCGATGAAATTCCGCCGCTGAAGAAGTACTTCAGCGCCCGGCGTATTTTTGAACTGGATGACTATGTCATCGACGTTCCTCATCGCAATGCCCACATCCGCAACATGCCGAGCAAGCAGGACATGGAACGTATGGTGCGTCGAGCGATCGGCCTCTGTGATCGGGTGGTCGTGTCGACTCAACCCCTGGCCAATGCGTTGTCGGACATGCACCACGACATTCGTGTGGTGCCGAACATGCTCGCGAAAAACCTCTGGAGCCACCTGCGCAGCCAGCGGCGCACGTCGAAGAAACCACGGGTCGGCTGGGGCGGTGGCACCAGCCACCACGGCGACCTGGCGGTGATCGCCGAGGTGGTTCGCGAACTGGCCAATGAAGTCGACTGGGTGTTTTTCGGCATGTGCCCGGATGACTTGCGTCCGTACATGCACGAGTTCCACGGTGTGATCCCGCTCGACGTGTATCCGGCGAAACTGGCCAGCCTCAACCTCGATCTGGCCCTCGCACCGCTGGAGTTCCACATCTTCAATGACTGCAAGAGCAACCTGCGGCTGCTCGAGTACGGCGCTTGCGGATACCCGGTGATCTGCACTGACACCGAAGCCTATCGCGGCTACCTGCCGTGCACGCGGGTCAAGACCAACACCACCGATGAGTGGCTGCAGGCGATTCGCATGCACCTGGCCGATCCTGATGCCAGCTACCGCATGGGCGACGAGTTGCGTGAGGTGGTGCTGCGCGATTACGTGCTGCGTGGCGATAACCTGCGCTACTGGGAAAATGGCTGGCTGGCGGACTGA
- a CDS encoding NeuD/PglB/VioB family sugar acetyltransferase, which produces MKLYLLGAANPEAVRMLHAVKRSTPNVEFAFLDNDPRKHGTLFYGVPVLGGCERVGELNGEDVRFVNLITGSTRLRYETTCQLVDAGARLGQFVHPGIDLSMIRMGQGSYLQEGVLLQAEVTLGDNTSISAGSVVGHEGQIGHSVFMAPGVCIAGCVEIGDGTFIGTNATILPRLRIGRWVTIGAGAVVTKDVPDFSVVVGNPARIIKTNAVPYPDARVFR; this is translated from the coding sequence GTGAAGCTGTATCTGCTGGGGGCTGCCAACCCGGAAGCGGTGCGCATGCTGCACGCCGTCAAGCGCAGTACGCCGAACGTCGAATTCGCCTTCCTCGACAACGATCCGCGCAAGCACGGCACGCTGTTCTACGGAGTGCCGGTGCTCGGTGGTTGCGAACGTGTCGGCGAACTCAATGGCGAGGATGTGCGCTTCGTCAATCTGATCACCGGCAGTACCCGGTTACGCTACGAAACCACCTGTCAGCTGGTGGACGCCGGTGCACGTCTTGGCCAGTTCGTTCATCCGGGTATCGACCTCAGCATGATTCGCATGGGGCAGGGCAGTTATCTGCAGGAAGGCGTGCTGCTGCAGGCCGAGGTGACACTGGGCGACAACACCAGCATCAGCGCCGGCAGTGTCGTGGGGCATGAAGGGCAGATCGGCCACTCGGTGTTCATGGCGCCGGGGGTGTGTATCGCCGGTTGCGTGGAAATCGGTGACGGGACCTTTATCGGCACCAACGCCACGATCCTGCCGCGCCTGCGCATCGGTCGCTGGGTGACCATCGGTGCCGGTGCGGTCGTGACCAAAGATGTTCCGGATTTTTCGGTCGTGGTGGGCAATCCCGCCAGGATCATCAAGACCAACGCAGTGCCTTACCCGGACGCCAGGGTGTTCAGGTAA
- a CDS encoding dTDP-4-dehydrorhamnose 3,5-epimerase family protein has product MSEFSLKALPLAGLFSVQHKRFEDQRGHFARLFCEGSLSAFGSEFHIRQINHSCTREKGSVRGLHYQNGNAPEAKLITCLRGEVWDVAVDLRPDSETFLHWHAEHLKAGDGRSLLIPAGFAHGFQTLTEDAELLYLHSADYAPEHEGGLSVNDPRLAIAWPLPVNNLSARDSSHPALDQHFAGVRL; this is encoded by the coding sequence GTGAGCGAGTTTTCCCTGAAGGCGTTGCCGCTGGCCGGGTTGTTCAGCGTCCAGCACAAACGTTTCGAAGATCAGCGCGGGCACTTCGCTCGGCTGTTTTGCGAAGGCAGCCTGAGTGCGTTTGGCAGCGAATTCCATATCCGTCAGATCAACCATTCCTGCACCCGCGAGAAGGGCAGTGTGCGCGGTCTGCATTATCAGAATGGCAACGCCCCGGAAGCCAAACTGATCACCTGCCTGCGCGGTGAAGTGTGGGATGTGGCGGTGGATTTGCGCCCCGATTCAGAAACGTTTTTGCACTGGCACGCCGAGCACCTCAAGGCTGGCGACGGACGCAGCCTGCTGATTCCGGCCGGCTTCGCCCACGGTTTCCAGACCCTGACCGAAGACGCCGAATTGCTCTACCTGCACAGCGCCGATTACGCGCCGGAGCATGAGGGCGGTCTGTCGGTGAACGATCCACGGCTGGCGATTGCCTGGCCGTTGCCTGTCAATAATTTGTCAGCGCGTGATTCCAGCCATCCCGCGCTCGATCAACACTTTGCTGGAGTGCGTCTATGA